One Peromyscus leucopus breed LL Stock chromosome 4, UCI_PerLeu_2.1, whole genome shotgun sequence genomic region harbors:
- the LOC114704083 gene encoding translation machinery-associated protein 7-like has product MSGLEGGKKKPLKQPKKQAKKMDKEDEAFKQEQKEEQKKPKELKANAAGKGPLATGGIKKSGKE; this is encoded by the coding sequence ATGTCGGGCCTCGAAGGTGGCAAAAAGAAGCCTCTGAAACAGCCCAAGAAGCAGGCCAAAAAGATGGACAAGGAAGATGAGGCTTTCAAACAGGAACAAAAAGAGGAACAGAAGAAACCCAAGGAGCTAAAAGCCAACGCCGCGGGCAAGGGACCCCTGGCCACAGGTGGAATTAAGAAATCTGGCAAAGAGTAA